One genomic segment of Myxocyprinus asiaticus isolate MX2 ecotype Aquarium Trade chromosome 14, UBuf_Myxa_2, whole genome shotgun sequence includes these proteins:
- the LOC127451458 gene encoding LIM and SH3 domain protein 1-like — protein MNPLCGRCNRVVYPTEKVNCLDKFWHKGCFSCEVCKMTLNMKNYKGFEKRPYCNAHYPKTSFTSVADTPENLRLKQQSKMQSQVLYKEEFEKSKGKGFSVVADTPEMQRIKKTQDQISNIKYHEDFEKSRMGGDAPPHHPPHHPQTPQQITTPAYQPPAASENYHYEPEPVRQAAAAPPPSSGKRYRAVYDYTAADEDEVSFQDGDMILDVQQIDEGWMYGRVERTGQQGMLPANYVEAI, from the exons TTCTGGCATAAAGGATGCTTTAGCTGTGAAGTTTGTAAGATGACTCTAAACATGAAGAACTATAAAGGCTTTGAGAAGAGACCATACTGTAATGC ACACTATCCGAAGACATCATTCACCAGTGTTGCAGACACTCCAGAGAACCTGCGCCTTAAACAGCAGAGCAAGATGCAGAGCCAG gtgCTCTATAAGGAGGAATTTGAGAAGAGCAAAGGAAAAGGCTTTAGTGTTGTGGCTGACACACCAGAGATGCAGAGAATCAAGAAAACACAAGACCAAATCAGCAAC attaAATACCATGAGGATTTTGAGAAGAGCCGAATGGGTGGCGATGCCCCACCTCACCACCCACCTCACCACCCACAGACACCTCAACAAATCACAACTCCAG CATATCAGCCCCCAGCAGCATCTGAGAACTATCACTATGAGCCTGAGCCTGTGCGTCAGGCTGCTGCTGCCCCTCCTCCCAGTTCTGGG AAGCGCTACCGAGCAGTGTACGACTACACTGCAGCTGATGAAGATGAGGTGTCGTTCCAGGACGGTGACATGATTCTGGATGTGCAACAAATTGATGAGGGATGGATGTATGGAAGAGTGGAGCGTACCGGCCAGCAAGGGATGCTGCCGGCTAACTACGTAGAGGCCATCTGA